GCTGCAACCACCCTACCCCGTGGCGCCTGCGGCTGGCCACGCGCCGACTGGGCCTGAAAACGCTGGTCAACCTGCGCGGGCACCGCAAATGCGGCTCCGATGCGCTCTCACGCGAGGCAGCGCACGCCCTTGGCCTGCGTCATATCGACATGGCGTTTGAAAGCCGCAACGCACCGCACCGCGACCGCATCGAACGCTTTGAACGGATTTACCACGATATCCGCTTTCCCATGCTCATGCACTGCAAGTCGGGTGCTGACCGCACGGGGCTGGCAGCAGGGCTGATCATCCTGTTCGAGGGCGGCACGGCGCAGCAGGCGCTGCGTCAGCTTTCATGGAAAAACTGGCATTTCAATTCATCACGCACCGGCGTGCTCGATGCCTTCTTCCTGCGCTATCAGACAGAAGCGGAAGGGCGCATTCCCTTCATGGACTGGGTGCGCACGGAATATGATGAAGACCGCCTGCGCCATGATTTCCGCGCGGGCAAGATCGCGTCCTTCATGACCGATCAGGTGCTGCGGCGGGAATAAAGTAGCCCTCAGGCCCCCATGGAGCGCACGAGGTCGAGCACGCGTCGGCGCGTGCCGCTATCCTCGATTCCGTAATAGGCGCGCACGAGGTCGATCGTCTCGCGGCGCGACAGCAGGGCGAGATCATCGGCCGGTATCGTTGCCCTGCCCACTTCCTTCATGCCAGCAATCGGGGCCACGCTGGCCGCAGGTTCAGCCATGCCTGCCGTTTCATCTATCATGCCATAACCCTGCCCCATGCCACGATCGGGCAGGCCATCAAAAAAGAAGGCCACCGGCACATCGAGCACGCAGGCAAGGTCATACAGCCGCGACGCGCCAACACGGTTGCGGCCGCGCTCGTATTTCTGCACCTGCTGGAATGTAAGGCCAAGGGCATTGCCCAACCGCTCCTGTGACATGCCAAGCAAGGTACGGCGCAGGCGGATACGGTTGCCAACATGCACATCCACCGGATTGGACGCAGCAGACATTTTCCCGATCACAGTAATAGCCTTACCTTTCCTGTCTCACACGGCGTAAACCGCTGGAACGTGCAGATACCCGTCAGATGACGGCCGGGCATTAATCTTTTTTAAAGCAAGCCCGACTACAATACATACGCTATTTTCTGCACTGTCTGCGTCCAAATAAGGCAGACGTGCATAAAACTTCCCCACTGCGAAAGGTAGGGAGAAATTAGGAAAATATTCATGCATTTTGAATGCATAAATAAAAAATGGGCTTATCCTAAAGAGGTATTCAAGAACCTTCTTTAAAACATAACCGCCGCCAGAACAAACCCGCAAGCCCCATTACCCCGGCCAGCAGAAGGGGCACCAGACGGCCATAATGTCCAAAAAACGTGCAGGGCAGCGCATCGGGCAGCGCATGGACCAGAACACCCTGCCGGTCCCATCCCAGCCGGGCCAGTTCGTGGCCGCGCCCGTCAAAAATGGCTGAAATGCCGGTATTGGCGGCACGCGCCACCGGCAGGCCTTCCTCCACCGCGCGGAGGCGCACGGCGGCAAGATGCTGGCGGGGACCTGCGCTGTTGCCATACCAGGCGTCATTCGTGCTGTTGAGCAACCAGGTGGGGCGGTCACGCGGGTCGACCACCTGACCGGAGAAAATCACCTCGTAGCAGATCAGCGGCCCCACCGGGGCAACACCCGGCAGGTGCCAGGTCTGCACGCCGGGGCCGGGGGTCATCCCTTCCCCCGGTACGACATGAAAGGGCAGAAACGCGGGCTGGTATTCGCCAAACGGCACCAGATGCGCCTTGTCATAGGGGGTGGCAGGCTGACCATCAGGCAGCAGGGCCACCATGCTGTTGCGCCAGTGCCTGTCCTCCAGCCAGCGCAGCGTGCCGATCACGCCCGCAGCCGCCCCCTGCCCTGCCTTCATGATCATGGGGCGCGCGATGTCATCTTCCAGCAGCAGGCCGGGAAAGGCCGATTCCGGCCATGCAAACACAACCGGCCTGCCATCCGCCTCGCGCAGGCCCGCCTGCACGCCCGCATGCGTCAGCTCCAGATAACGGCGGAACACTGCCACATCGGAGTCGCGTGATATTTTCTCGGTCTCGGGCACATTGCCCTGCACCAGCACCACCTCGGGGTTATGACCATAGGTGTCATGAATGCTGGCAACCCGCAGCGCACCACAGGCCACCCATGCCGCCAGCACGCCGGCGCAGGCCAGGCGCCCCGCACGGCCATAAAGTGGGGCAAGCGAGAGCAGGCAGGTCAGCAGCGTCAGCCCATCCACCCCGATCCATGCGGCGGGCTGAAGCATGATATCCCCCGCAAGCCCCGGAAACGCCCATACGCTGCCAGGCGGATTCCACGGAAAACCGCTGAACACGTAAACCCGCGCCATGTCCGTCAGCGTCCACAACGCTGCCAGCACCACCAGCCGCCCGGTGCCGCGCGGCACGAGGCGGCTCAGCCCGGCCGAGAGCGCGCTAAGTGGCGCAAGGATCACCGCGCAGCCCGGCGAGGCCAGTGGCACCAGCCACCAGAAATCATCCGCACGGAGCAGGATGGCGTACATGAGCCAGTACAGGCCTACGGTGTACAGCCCCATGGCGAACATGAAGCCCCGCCGCGCGGCCTCTTTCCAGCCGGCCGCATGATCAATGGCCAGCGCCAGCAGGCAGAAGGCCACTGGCAGCACCACGACCGCATGCACGGGCGGAAAGCCGAGCGCGTACAGCCCGCCTGCCAGCACCATGACAAGGTCCGCACGCCAGCCATGCTGGCGCGACAGCCTCATATACAGATCACGGAGAAACCTCATGCAGCGCCACAATCCACGCCGTAGGGGCAGGCGCGCCTAGTCCAGCGCGTCACGCAGGCGGCGCTCGTAATGGCGGTAATATTTGTCAGCCAGAAGCTCACTCTTGACGAGCACGGCCACATCAATGGTGTTGAACTGCTCATCAATCACCGCGCCATCACCTACATAACCCCCAAGCCGCAGATAACCCTTGATCAGGGGCGGCAGGCGCGCAAGCGAGCGGCGATGGTCGAGGGTCTGCGGGTCGGTACGCAGCATTTCCACCCGGCGCTCCGGCACGGCGCTGATCCGCAGCGCAGGCGGGGCAAGATGGTTGTGGTACAGATAGGTCAGTTCATCAGACAACGCATCGGGATTGGTGCCGGGCAGGCTTGCGCAGCCGAACAGCACGTCAATGCGGTGCAGGAAGATGTAGGAGGCAATGCCACGCCACAGCAGCTGCATGGCCGCGCGACCGCGATAGTTCTGGTCCACGCATGACCGGCCCACCTCAAGCAGCCGACCGGGAAACTCGGTCAGGCGCGAGATGTCGTATTCGCCCGAGGTATAGAATTTGCCCAGCTTCTTTGCAGCATCCCCCTGCATGAGCCGGTAGGTGCCCACAACGCCCTTGGCACCCGATGAGATGGCATGATCAATCACCAGAAGGTGATCGGCATATTCATCGAATTCGTCCACGTCGCGCTTGAGACGTGCCGTACGGGAATCGGGGCGAGCCCCCATTTCCTCATAGAACACACGGTAACGCAGCGCCTGGGCGGCATCGCGCTCTTCATCCGTCGCGGCGATCCTGACGCCAAGATTGCCCCCCCGCAGCTCGGGAAAACCGTTGCGTTCAAGGTCCAGAGTGGAAAGGGACTGTATGGTTTTCTCGATACTCAAGGCCGTGACCCGCCCTTCTGCTCCGTTTGCACCGTATGGTCCGTCTGTTCTTGTGCCACGTCGGGCAGCCTGCGCGCAAACAGTTCCAGCCGATGGGACACCAGCTCGAACCCCAGGGAAGCCGTGATCTGGCGCAGCAGTTCGGCATGGGCGGCATGGGTGAACTCAACGACCTGCCCGCTTTCCACGTCGATCAGGTGGTAGTGGTCGCCTTCCTCCGTGGCCTCGTAGCGCGCGCGGCCGCCGCCAAAGTCACGGCGTTCGAGAATGCCGTTTTCTTCCAGCAGGCGAACGGTGCGGTACACCGTGGCAACCGATATGCGCCCATCCAGCGCCGAGGCACGGCGGTAGAGTTCCTCCACATCCGGGTGGTCATGGGCCTCGGACAGCACGCGCGCAATGACACGGCGCTGGCCTGTCATTTTCAGGCCGCGCTCCATGCACATGCGCTCGATGCGCGTCTGTAGTCCGTTACGATCTGTTGCCATGCCTATGGACGTAGCCGATCGTGCCGATACCTGTCCATATGACCACCCGGCATGGGGATCAGTCCTCGCGTTGTTTCGTGCCAAGCCCGATCTTGCGGGCCAGGGTGGAGCGGTGGCTGGCGTAGCTCGGCGCCACCATGGGGTAGTCATGCGGCAGGCCCCAGCGCTCGCGGTATTCATCGGGCGTCATGTTATAGGCGGTCTTGAGATGACGCTTGAGCATCTTGAGCTTCTTCCCGTCCTCAAGGCAGACGATGTAGTCAGGGAAGACGGATTTCTTGAGCGGCACCGCGGGCACCGGCTTCTCGGGCACGGGCTCGGCGCGCCCGAGGGAGGCAACAGCCTCATAGACCTGGTGAATCAGATCGGGGAGGGCCTCCGCGTCGATTTCATTCCGCGAGACATATGCCGAAACGATTTCGGCAGCGAGTTCGCGCACTTCAACTTCTGCCGCTGCATCAGCCATTAATCTGATCCTGTCACTCTGGAATAATGATGCATCCTATATAAATAATTCCAGAAGGATCGCAACCGGTCACAACAGAGGTCTCATGGTAATATGTCTGATATAGAGATGGCGAAACTGGATATCACCCATGAAGTGTGCCCCATGACTTTCGTACACACGCGCCTGGCACTTGACAGACTTCCGGGCGGGGAAAGACTGCTTGTCCGCCTGCGCGGCGCAGGCCCGCTGGACAATGTTTCGCGCAGTCTGAAGCTGCTTGGTCATGTCGTGGAAGAAATACAGACAGAAACAGATGGCATAACCCACCAGCTGACCGTGCTCAAATCTCCCGCTTCATGACACAGGCATCCGTGCCATCGGGGTAGTATTTCCGCCGCCCCCCCACCACCGCGAATCCTGCCGCGTGGTAAAGCCCCAGCGCGGCCACGTTATCGTCCGCCACCTCCAGGAACATATCCG
This is a stretch of genomic DNA from Komagataeibacter xylinus. It encodes these proteins:
- a CDS encoding tyrosine-protein phosphatase, which encodes MFEGNLSTPAGRSRAWIDSLFADHAILRQTWTNFRTVIPGRVYRCNHPTPWRLRLATRRLGLKTLVNLRGHRKCGSDALSREAAHALGLRHIDMAFESRNAPHRDRIERFERIYHDIRFPMLMHCKSGADRTGLAAGLIILFEGGTAQQALRQLSWKNWHFNSSRTGVLDAFFLRYQTEAEGRIPFMDWVRTEYDEDRLRHDFRAGKIASFMTDQVLRRE
- a CDS encoding sulfurtransferase TusA family protein, with amino-acid sequence MSDIEMAKLDITHEVCPMTFVHTRLALDRLPGGERLLVRLRGAGPLDNVSRSLKLLGHVVEEIQTETDGITHQLTVLKSPAS
- a CDS encoding Fur family transcriptional regulator — translated: MATDRNGLQTRIERMCMERGLKMTGQRRVIARVLSEAHDHPDVEELYRRASALDGRISVATVYRTVRLLEENGILERRDFGGGRARYEATEEGDHYHLIDVESGQVVEFTHAAHAELLRQITASLGFELVSHRLELFARRLPDVAQEQTDHTVQTEQKGGSRP
- a CDS encoding MucR family transcriptional regulator is translated as MADAAAEVEVRELAAEIVSAYVSRNEIDAEALPDLIHQVYEAVASLGRAEPVPEKPVPAVPLKKSVFPDYIVCLEDGKKLKMLKRHLKTAYNMTPDEYRERWGLPHDYPMVAPSYASHRSTLARKIGLGTKQRED
- a CDS encoding GNAT family N-acetyltransferase, with translation MSIEKTIQSLSTLDLERNGFPELRGGNLGVRIAATDEERDAAQALRYRVFYEEMGARPDSRTARLKRDVDEFDEYADHLLVIDHAISSGAKGVVGTYRLMQGDAAKKLGKFYTSGEYDISRLTEFPGRLLEVGRSCVDQNYRGRAAMQLLWRGIASYIFLHRIDVLFGCASLPGTNPDALSDELTYLYHNHLAPPALRISAVPERRVEMLRTDPQTLDHRRSLARLPPLIKGYLRLGGYVGDGAVIDEQFNTIDVAVLVKSELLADKYYRHYERRLRDALD
- a CDS encoding helix-turn-helix domain-containing protein, which produces MSAASNPVDVHVGNRIRLRRTLLGMSQERLGNALGLTFQQVQKYERGRNRVGASRLYDLACVLDVPVAFFFDGLPDRGMGQGYGMIDETAGMAEPAASVAPIAGMKEVGRATIPADDLALLSRRETIDLVRAYYGIEDSGTRRRVLDLVRSMGA
- the lnt gene encoding apolipoprotein N-acyltransferase, which encodes MRFLRDLYMRLSRQHGWRADLVMVLAGGLYALGFPPVHAVVVLPVAFCLLALAIDHAAGWKEAARRGFMFAMGLYTVGLYWLMYAILLRADDFWWLVPLASPGCAVILAPLSALSAGLSRLVPRGTGRLVVLAALWTLTDMARVYVFSGFPWNPPGSVWAFPGLAGDIMLQPAAWIGVDGLTLLTCLLSLAPLYGRAGRLACAGVLAAWVACGALRVASIHDTYGHNPEVVLVQGNVPETEKISRDSDVAVFRRYLELTHAGVQAGLREADGRPVVFAWPESAFPGLLLEDDIARPMIMKAGQGAAAGVIGTLRWLEDRHWRNSMVALLPDGQPATPYDKAHLVPFGEYQPAFLPFHVVPGEGMTPGPGVQTWHLPGVAPVGPLICYEVIFSGQVVDPRDRPTWLLNSTNDAWYGNSAGPRQHLAAVRLRAVEEGLPVARAANTGISAIFDGRGHELARLGWDRQGVLVHALPDALPCTFFGHYGRLVPLLLAGVMGLAGLFWRRLCFKEGS